In one window of Orcinus orca chromosome 17, mOrcOrc1.1, whole genome shotgun sequence DNA:
- the MROH6 gene encoding maestro heat-like repeat-containing protein family member 6 isoform X7: MAGGAWDWAQGAPVGALTLTALAEGIRASQGQPPGPPSTGPQPEPELERGVEPGRAAAISPAGSEPFSQPPTQEPVPEGPGLHLTPQSSLEGGALADLASYTAACLDEAGFAGTQATALTLSSALEAWGEWLEDQVHGLVRGPLAQVPSLAEWRPQRAALQVLSTLALEHCRAVVCALLPRSLSPDRAAAELWRGLGQNQRVNGQVLVQLLWVLKGSARCQLEALVATRALGEMLAVSGCVGATRGFYPHLLLVLVTQLHELARDPCPTDIPKVWAPSHQGLPYSHASCTVEALKALFTGDSCCMVVTCMEQAGGWRRLGGAHTHLEGVLLLASAMVAHADHHLRGLFAAPAAQRGRRTAPHGYGLLQRTVAEPAHHTASAGGGHPGPALRLAGRPRAHRAPAGPAGPRPPGAEPQEGASREHAAARAPGRPGRGWRAARGRRTGDAAEGPDAAAGAGAAPGRGAGTAPPTACGRHHAPRRQPSGHPLSAGSALTAPCYAGPGLGPRLGGRAPRDAGAARLGRAPGGTPRPPAEAGAAESRATAVATV; encoded by the exons ATGGCTGGGGGCGCGTGGGACTGGGCCCAGGGGGCTCCCGTGGGAGCCCTAACCCTGACGGCTCTGGCTGAAGGGATCCGGGCCAGCCAGGGGCAGCCCCCGGGACCCCCTTCCACCGGCCCTCAGCCCGAACCTGAGCTTGAACGCGGGGTAGAGCCTGGGCGGGCAGCCGCCATTTCCCCAGCTGGCAGTGAGCCCTTCTCCCAGCCTCCTACCCAGGAGCCAGTCCCTGAGGGACCCGGTCTTCATCTG ACTCCCCAGAGTTCCTTGGAAGGGGGGGCCCTCGCAGACCTGGCGTCGTACACGGCTGCCTGTCTGGACGAGGCTGGCTTTGCGGGAACGCAGGCGACAGCACTCACCCTGTCCTCAGCCCTGGAGGCCTGGGGGGAGTGGCTGGAGGACCAG GTCCACGGCCTTGTGCGAGGGCCGCTGGCACAGGTGCCCAGCCTGGCAGAGTGGAGGCCCCAGCGGGCGGCCCTGCAGGTGCTGAGCACACTGGCCCTGGAGCACTGTCGGGCCGTGGTGTGTGCACTGCTGCCGCGCTCACTGTCCCCGGACCG GGCGGCAGCCGAGCTTTGGCGTGGCCTGGGCCAGAACCAGCGCGTGAATGGGCAGGtgctggtgcagctgctgtgggtgCTAAAGGGCTCGGCCAGATGCCAGCTGGAGGCACTGGTG GCCACTCGTGCCCTTGGGGAGATGCTGGCTGTGTCAGGCTGCGTGGGTGCCACGCGGGGCTTCTACCCGCATCTTCTCCTTGTGCTGGTCACACAGCTACATGAGCTGGCCCGGGACCCATGCCCCACTGACATCCCCAAGGTTTGGGCCCCATCCCACCAAGGGCTACCGTACAGCCACGCCAG ctgcACAGTGGAGGCCTTGAAGGCCCTGTTCACTGGGGATAGCTGCTGCATGGTGGTCACGTGCATGGAGCAGGCTGGAGGCTGGAGAAGACTGGGGGGGGCCCACACCCACCTGGAGGGTGTCCTGCTGCTGGCCAG TGCCATGGTGGCGCACGCCGACCACCACCTGCGAGGCCTGTTCGCTGCCCCAGCTGCGCAGCGCGGAAGACGCACAGCGCCTCACGGCTATGGCCTTCTTCAGCGGA CTGTTGCAGAGCCGGCCCACCACACGGCTTCTGCGGGAGGAGGTCATCCTGGACCGGCTCTGCGCTTGGCAGGGCGACCCCGAGCCCACCGTGCACCggctgggcctgctgggcctCGGCCACCTGGCGCTGAACCGCAGGAAG GTGCGTCACGTGAGCACGCTGCTGCCCGCGCTCCTGGGCGCCCTGGGCGAGGGTGGCGCGCGGCTCGTGGGCGCCGCACTGGGGACGCTGCGGAGGGTCCTGATGCGGCCGCGGGCGCCGGTGCGGCTCCTGGGCGCGGAGCTGGGACCGCTCCTCCCACCGCTTGTGGAAGAC ATCACGCCCCCAGACGGCAGCCCTCCGGACACCCTCTCTCTGCTGGCTCCGCCCTGACCGCGCCCTGCTATGCAGGCCCGGGACTCGGTCCGCGCCTCGGCGGTCGGGCTCCTCGGGACGCTGGTGCGGCGCGGCTGGGGCGGGCTCCGGGTGGGACTCCGCGGCCCCCTGCGGAAGCTGGTGCTGCAGAGTCTCGTGCCACTGCTGTTGCGACTGTATGA
- the MROH6 gene encoding maestro heat-like repeat-containing protein family member 6 isoform X9, translating into MAGGAWDWAQGAPVGALTLTALAEGIRASQGQPPGPPSTGPQPEPELERGVEPGRAAAISPAGSEPFSQPPTQEPVPEGPGLHLTPQSSLEGGALADLASYTAACLDEAGFAGTQATALTLSSALEAWGEWLEDQVHGLVRGPLAQVPSLAEWRPQRAALQVLSTLALEHCRAVVCALLPRSLSPDRAAAELWRGLGQNQRVNGQVLVQLLWVLKGSARCQLEALVATRALGEMLAVSGCVGATRGFYPHLLLVLVTQLHELARDPCPTDIPKVWAPSHQGLPYSHASCTVEALKALFTGDSCCMVVTCMEQAGGWRRLGGAHTHLEGVLLLASAMVAHADHHLRGLFAAPAAQRGRRTAPHGYGLLQRTVAEPAHHTASAGGGHPGPALRLAGRPRAHRAPAGPAGPRPPGAEPQEGASREHAAARAPGRPGRGWRAARGRRTGDAAEGPDAAAGAGAAPGRGAGTAPPTACGRRPGLGPRLGGRAPRDAGAARLGRAPGGTPRPPAEAGAAESRATAVATV; encoded by the exons ATGGCTGGGGGCGCGTGGGACTGGGCCCAGGGGGCTCCCGTGGGAGCCCTAACCCTGACGGCTCTGGCTGAAGGGATCCGGGCCAGCCAGGGGCAGCCCCCGGGACCCCCTTCCACCGGCCCTCAGCCCGAACCTGAGCTTGAACGCGGGGTAGAGCCTGGGCGGGCAGCCGCCATTTCCCCAGCTGGCAGTGAGCCCTTCTCCCAGCCTCCTACCCAGGAGCCAGTCCCTGAGGGACCCGGTCTTCATCTG ACTCCCCAGAGTTCCTTGGAAGGGGGGGCCCTCGCAGACCTGGCGTCGTACACGGCTGCCTGTCTGGACGAGGCTGGCTTTGCGGGAACGCAGGCGACAGCACTCACCCTGTCCTCAGCCCTGGAGGCCTGGGGGGAGTGGCTGGAGGACCAG GTCCACGGCCTTGTGCGAGGGCCGCTGGCACAGGTGCCCAGCCTGGCAGAGTGGAGGCCCCAGCGGGCGGCCCTGCAGGTGCTGAGCACACTGGCCCTGGAGCACTGTCGGGCCGTGGTGTGTGCACTGCTGCCGCGCTCACTGTCCCCGGACCG GGCGGCAGCCGAGCTTTGGCGTGGCCTGGGCCAGAACCAGCGCGTGAATGGGCAGGtgctggtgcagctgctgtgggtgCTAAAGGGCTCGGCCAGATGCCAGCTGGAGGCACTGGTG GCCACTCGTGCCCTTGGGGAGATGCTGGCTGTGTCAGGCTGCGTGGGTGCCACGCGGGGCTTCTACCCGCATCTTCTCCTTGTGCTGGTCACACAGCTACATGAGCTGGCCCGGGACCCATGCCCCACTGACATCCCCAAGGTTTGGGCCCCATCCCACCAAGGGCTACCGTACAGCCACGCCAG ctgcACAGTGGAGGCCTTGAAGGCCCTGTTCACTGGGGATAGCTGCTGCATGGTGGTCACGTGCATGGAGCAGGCTGGAGGCTGGAGAAGACTGGGGGGGGCCCACACCCACCTGGAGGGTGTCCTGCTGCTGGCCAG TGCCATGGTGGCGCACGCCGACCACCACCTGCGAGGCCTGTTCGCTGCCCCAGCTGCGCAGCGCGGAAGACGCACAGCGCCTCACGGCTATGGCCTTCTTCAGCGGA CTGTTGCAGAGCCGGCCCACCACACGGCTTCTGCGGGAGGAGGTCATCCTGGACCGGCTCTGCGCTTGGCAGGGCGACCCCGAGCCCACCGTGCACCggctgggcctgctgggcctCGGCCACCTGGCGCTGAACCGCAGGAAG GTGCGTCACGTGAGCACGCTGCTGCCCGCGCTCCTGGGCGCCCTGGGCGAGGGTGGCGCGCGGCTCGTGGGCGCCGCACTGGGGACGCTGCGGAGGGTCCTGATGCGGCCGCGGGCGCCGGTGCGGCTCCTGGGCGCGGAGCTGGGACCGCTCCTCCCACCGCTTGTGGAAGAC GCCCGGGACTCGGTCCGCGCCTCGGCGGTCGGGCTCCTCGGGACGCTGGTGCGGCGCGGCTGGGGCGGGCTCCGGGTGGGACTCCGCGGCCCCCTGCGGAAGCTGGTGCTGCAGAGTCTCGTGCCACTGCTGTTGCGACTGTATGA
- the MROH6 gene encoding maestro heat-like repeat-containing protein family member 6 isoform X10 has protein sequence MAGGAWDWAQGAPVGALTLTALAEGIRASQGQPPGPPSTGPQPEPELERGVEPGRAAAISPAGSEPFSQPPTQEPVPEGPGLHLTPQSSLEGGALADLASYTAACLDEAGFAGTQATALTLSSALEAWGEWLEDQVHGLVRGPLAQVPSLAEWRPQRAALQVLSTLALEHCRAVVCALLPRSLSPDRAAAELWRGLGQNQRVNGQVLVQLLWVLKGSARCQLEALVATRALGEMLAVSGCVGATRGFYPHLLLVLVTQLHELARDPCPTDIPKVWAPSHQGLPYSHASCTVEALKALFTGDSCCMVVTCMEQAGGWRRLGGAHTHLEGVLLLASAMVAHADHHLRGLFAAPAAQRGRRTAPHGYGLLQRTVAEPAHHTASAGGGHPGPALRLAGRPRAHRAPAGPAGPRPPGAEPQEGEGQDWAGSGRGLRGVSHESPSLQVRHVSTLLPALLGALGEGGARLVGAALGTLRRVLMRPRAPVRLLGAELGPLLPPLVEDITPPDGSPPDTLSLLAPP, from the exons ATGGCTGGGGGCGCGTGGGACTGGGCCCAGGGGGCTCCCGTGGGAGCCCTAACCCTGACGGCTCTGGCTGAAGGGATCCGGGCCAGCCAGGGGCAGCCCCCGGGACCCCCTTCCACCGGCCCTCAGCCCGAACCTGAGCTTGAACGCGGGGTAGAGCCTGGGCGGGCAGCCGCCATTTCCCCAGCTGGCAGTGAGCCCTTCTCCCAGCCTCCTACCCAGGAGCCAGTCCCTGAGGGACCCGGTCTTCATCTG ACTCCCCAGAGTTCCTTGGAAGGGGGGGCCCTCGCAGACCTGGCGTCGTACACGGCTGCCTGTCTGGACGAGGCTGGCTTTGCGGGAACGCAGGCGACAGCACTCACCCTGTCCTCAGCCCTGGAGGCCTGGGGGGAGTGGCTGGAGGACCAG GTCCACGGCCTTGTGCGAGGGCCGCTGGCACAGGTGCCCAGCCTGGCAGAGTGGAGGCCCCAGCGGGCGGCCCTGCAGGTGCTGAGCACACTGGCCCTGGAGCACTGTCGGGCCGTGGTGTGTGCACTGCTGCCGCGCTCACTGTCCCCGGACCG GGCGGCAGCCGAGCTTTGGCGTGGCCTGGGCCAGAACCAGCGCGTGAATGGGCAGGtgctggtgcagctgctgtgggtgCTAAAGGGCTCGGCCAGATGCCAGCTGGAGGCACTGGTG GCCACTCGTGCCCTTGGGGAGATGCTGGCTGTGTCAGGCTGCGTGGGTGCCACGCGGGGCTTCTACCCGCATCTTCTCCTTGTGCTGGTCACACAGCTACATGAGCTGGCCCGGGACCCATGCCCCACTGACATCCCCAAGGTTTGGGCCCCATCCCACCAAGGGCTACCGTACAGCCACGCCAG ctgcACAGTGGAGGCCTTGAAGGCCCTGTTCACTGGGGATAGCTGCTGCATGGTGGTCACGTGCATGGAGCAGGCTGGAGGCTGGAGAAGACTGGGGGGGGCCCACACCCACCTGGAGGGTGTCCTGCTGCTGGCCAG TGCCATGGTGGCGCACGCCGACCACCACCTGCGAGGCCTGTTCGCTGCCCCAGCTGCGCAGCGCGGAAGACGCACAGCGCCTCACGGCTATGGCCTTCTTCAGCGGA CTGTTGCAGAGCCGGCCCACCACACGGCTTCTGCGGGAGGAGGTCATCCTGGACCGGCTCTGCGCTTGGCAGGGCGACCCCGAGCCCACCGTGCACCggctgggcctgctgggcctCGGCCACCTGGCGCTGAACCGCAGGAAGGTGAGGGGCAGGACTGGGCGGGGTCTGGGCGGGGTCTGCGAGGGGTCTCCCACGAGTCCCCGTCCCTGCAGGTGCGTCACGTGAGCACGCTGCTGCCCGCGCTCCTGGGCGCCCTGGGCGAGGGTGGCGCGCGGCTCGTGGGCGCCGCACTGGGGACGCTGCGGAGGGTCCTGATGCGGCCGCGGGCGCCGGTGCGGCTCCTGGGCGCGGAGCTGGGACCGCTCCTCCCACCGCTTGTGGAAGAC ATCACGCCCCCAGACGGCAGCCCTCCGGACACCCTCTCTCTGCTGGCTCCGCCCTGA
- the MROH6 gene encoding maestro heat-like repeat-containing protein family member 6 isoform X2, with product MAGGAWDWAQGAPVGALTLTALAEGIRASQGQPPGPPSTGPQPEPELERGVEPGRAAAISPAGSEPFSQPPTQEPVPEGPGLHLTPQSSLEGGALADLASYTAACLDEAGFAGTQATALTLSSALEAWGEWLEDQVHGLVRGPLAQVPSLAEWRPQRAALQVLSTLALEHCRAVVCALLPRSLSPDRPLLQPSPAGCASEQARWLLHPGAHGSLATRALGEMLAVSGCVGATRGFYPHLLLVLVTQLHELARDPCPTDIPKVWAPSHQGLPYSHASCTVEALKALFTGDSCCMVVTCMEQAGGWRRLGGAHTHLEGVLLLASAMVAHADHHLRGLFAAPAAQRGRRTAPHGYGLLQRTVAEPAHHTASAGGGHPGPALRLAGRPRAHRAPAGPAGPRPPGAEPQEGEGQDWAGSGRGLRGVSHESPSLQVRHVSTLLPALLGALGEGGARLVGAALGTLRRVLMRPRAPVRLLGAELGPLLPPLVEDARDSVRASAVGLLGTLVRRGWGGLRVGLRGPLRKLVLQSLVPLLLRLYDPSRDTNESSEWTLTLCDQALRWGLLEEMVTVAHCNSPEALSCICHRLGSGSWASPSLLWAGGQHSGFALVQASWSITQAPAASTRTC from the exons ATGGCTGGGGGCGCGTGGGACTGGGCCCAGGGGGCTCCCGTGGGAGCCCTAACCCTGACGGCTCTGGCTGAAGGGATCCGGGCCAGCCAGGGGCAGCCCCCGGGACCCCCTTCCACCGGCCCTCAGCCCGAACCTGAGCTTGAACGCGGGGTAGAGCCTGGGCGGGCAGCCGCCATTTCCCCAGCTGGCAGTGAGCCCTTCTCCCAGCCTCCTACCCAGGAGCCAGTCCCTGAGGGACCCGGTCTTCATCTG ACTCCCCAGAGTTCCTTGGAAGGGGGGGCCCTCGCAGACCTGGCGTCGTACACGGCTGCCTGTCTGGACGAGGCTGGCTTTGCGGGAACGCAGGCGACAGCACTCACCCTGTCCTCAGCCCTGGAGGCCTGGGGGGAGTGGCTGGAGGACCAG GTCCACGGCCTTGTGCGAGGGCCGCTGGCACAGGTGCCCAGCCTGGCAGAGTGGAGGCCCCAGCGGGCGGCCCTGCAGGTGCTGAGCACACTGGCCCTGGAGCACTGTCGGGCCGTGGTGTGTGCACTGCTGCCGCGCTCACTGTCCCCGGACCG GCCTCTCCTGCAGCCCAGCCCGGCGGGGTGTGCTTCCGAGCAAGCCAGGTGGCTGCTGCACCCCGGCGCCCATGGCTCTTTG GCCACTCGTGCCCTTGGGGAGATGCTGGCTGTGTCAGGCTGCGTGGGTGCCACGCGGGGCTTCTACCCGCATCTTCTCCTTGTGCTGGTCACACAGCTACATGAGCTGGCCCGGGACCCATGCCCCACTGACATCCCCAAGGTTTGGGCCCCATCCCACCAAGGGCTACCGTACAGCCACGCCAG ctgcACAGTGGAGGCCTTGAAGGCCCTGTTCACTGGGGATAGCTGCTGCATGGTGGTCACGTGCATGGAGCAGGCTGGAGGCTGGAGAAGACTGGGGGGGGCCCACACCCACCTGGAGGGTGTCCTGCTGCTGGCCAG TGCCATGGTGGCGCACGCCGACCACCACCTGCGAGGCCTGTTCGCTGCCCCAGCTGCGCAGCGCGGAAGACGCACAGCGCCTCACGGCTATGGCCTTCTTCAGCGGA CTGTTGCAGAGCCGGCCCACCACACGGCTTCTGCGGGAGGAGGTCATCCTGGACCGGCTCTGCGCTTGGCAGGGCGACCCCGAGCCCACCGTGCACCggctgggcctgctgggcctCGGCCACCTGGCGCTGAACCGCAGGAAGGTGAGGGGCAGGACTGGGCGGGGTCTGGGCGGGGTCTGCGAGGGGTCTCCCACGAGTCCCCGTCCCTGCAGGTGCGTCACGTGAGCACGCTGCTGCCCGCGCTCCTGGGCGCCCTGGGCGAGGGTGGCGCGCGGCTCGTGGGCGCCGCACTGGGGACGCTGCGGAGGGTCCTGATGCGGCCGCGGGCGCCGGTGCGGCTCCTGGGCGCGGAGCTGGGACCGCTCCTCCCACCGCTTGTGGAAGAC GCCCGGGACTCGGTCCGCGCCTCGGCGGTCGGGCTCCTCGGGACGCTGGTGCGGCGCGGCTGGGGCGGGCTCCGGGTGGGACTCCGCGGCCCCCTGCGGAAGCTGGTGCTGCAGAGTCTCGTGCCACTGCTGTTGCGACTGTATGACCCCAGCCGGGACACCAATGAG AGCTCAGAGTGGACCCTGACCCTCTGTGACCAGGCCCTGCGCTGGGGCCTACTGGAGGAGATGGTCACCGTGGCCCACTGCAACAGCCCTGAGGCCCTAAGCTGCATCTGCCACCGCCTG